The window TTGTAGGCATGGGCGCGGTTCAGCAGGCCTTTGCCGGTGACGCAGGTCAGCAGCCAGGTCAGCTCCGGAATCTCGGGGATGTCGGATTGGCGATAGAAGGTCACCCGCTGCGGATCGAGGCCGCAGGCCAGCCAGGTCGCCGCGATCTCCAGCGTGGAGCGCTGGATGCGCGCGGGCTCGTCGACCTTGATCAGCGCGTGGTAGTCGGCGAGGAAATAGAAGCTCTGCACATGGGCTTCGCGGCTGAAACGAACAGAGGGGCGCACCGAGCCGACGTAGTTGCCCAGGTGCGGCGTGCCGCTCGTGGTGATGCCGGTGAGGAAGCGAAGGGGCTTGGAGGAGGAACTTGCCATGGGAGGAGCGTAGTCAGCGCGGCAGCGCCGTGACGGGCGAGATGAGCAGGCCGATGGCCTGGTAACCGAAGCTCATCAGCGGGCGCAGCCACCAGGTGCCGACGATGCCGGCGACGACCAGGCCCATGACGATGAAGAAACCGTGGGGCTCGATGCGCGCGAGGAAGTCCTGAGCGCCGCCACGCGGCACCAGGCCGGCGAGCACCCGGCCGCCGTCCAGCGGGGGCAGCGGGAACAGGTTGAAGGCCCACATCACGAGATTGACCAGAACGCCGCCGCGCGCCATCTCGAGGAAGAAGGTCTCCTCGACGCCTGCGGCACGCATCAGCACGAAGGCCAGCGCCCACAAAATAGCCTGGATGAAGTTCGAGGCCGGGCCGGCCAGCGCCACCCAGATCTGGTCGCGCTTCGGATGGCGCAGCCGGCCGAAGTTGACCGGCACCGGCTTGGCATAGCCGAACAGGAAGGCACCGGAGGTGGCGAAATAGAGCAGCAACGGCATCAGGATGGTGCCGATGGGGTCGATATGCTTGACCGGATTGAGCGTCACGCGGCCCATCATCCACGCCGTCTGGTCGCCCAGGTAGCGGGCCACGTAGCCGTGAGCCGCCTCGTGCACCGTGATCGCGAAGATCACGGGCAGTGCATAGATCAGCACTTTTTCGATCAGATTGGAGATATCCACCGAACCATTGTCTCAGACGGCCCCGGCCTGGCCAGGGGCGCAGACCTTCACAGGCCCAGTACCGCCAGCGGCCCCCGGCCCTCGCGCACCAGCACCGGCTCGCCGCCGGTGCCCATGGGCGTCAAGTCGACCACGGTCGTGGGTTCGGAAGGGCAGGCGCCGCAGGCGATGACCGCGCCGATCTGCTTCTCGAAGCGATCGCGGATCATCTGCGCATCATTGAGTGCCTCGGTCTCGCCGGGCGGGATCAGGGTGGTGGCCAGCAGCGGCTCCCCGTGCAGCATGAGCAGTTCGCCCAGCACCTTGTGGTCGGGCACGCGCAGGCCGATGGTCTTGCGCTGGGGATGGCTGACCCGACGTGGCACTTCCTTGGTGGCCTCCAGCAGGAAGGTGTACGGGCCCGGCGTCGCTGCCTTCAGGAGACGGTACTGCTTGTTGTCCACCTTTGCATAGCTCGAGAGCTCGCTCAGGTCGCGGCACAAGAGGGTGAGGTGGTGCTTCTCGTCGACCTGCCGGATGCGGCGCAGCTGGTCGACCGCGTCCTTGTCGTCCAGATGGCAGGCCAGGGCGTAGCTCGAGTCGGTGGGCACCGCCACGATCTCGCCGCGCGCCAGCAGCGCGGCTGCCTGCTTGAGCAGGCGCTGCTGAGGGTTGTCCGGATGAAGTTCGAAGTACTGGGCCATGTGTTCGATGCATTCTGCCGGCAAACGGAGGCGGGGGCCTGCTCAGGACTCCGCAGGCTCGATCGGCTCTCTCCGCTCACGCACCGTGAGCCAGGCGCCGGCGGCGCCGCACACCGCGATCATCGAGATGCCGATCAGCGACACCCGGTCCGGTACCTGCGAGAAGACCAGCCAGCCGCCGAGCATGGCAAAGGCAATCTGGGCGTAGAGGTAGGGCGTGAGGGTGGAGGCCGGCGCGCGCTGGTACGCCAGGATCAGGATGAAGTGCCCGACCGTGCCCATGAAGCCCATCAGGCACAGCAGCGCCCACCAGTTCCAGCCCGGCAGCGCCGCCCAGGCGAAGGGCAGGGCGAGCGACGCCAGCAGCGTGCCCACCCAGCCGGTGTAGAAGTGCATGGTCAGCGGGTTCTCGGTGCGGGCCAGCTTGCTGGTGAGCACCTGGAACCAGGCGTTGGTCAGCACGAGTCCGATGGGCAGCAGCACGGCCCAGCTCAAGGCCTCGCTGCCCGGGCGGAGGATGACGAGCGTGCCGATGAAGCCGCCCGCCACCAGCACCCAGCGAAGCGGCGACACCTGCTCGTGGAGCGTCGTCGCGGCCAGCAGGGTGATGACCAGCGGCGCGATCAGCACGATCGAGGTGAACTCCGCCAGGGGCATGTAGCGCAGGCTGAAGAAGGCCAGCGTGCTCGAGGTCAGGAGCAGCGCCCCGCGAAGCATCTGGTATCTCGGGTGCTTGGTGCGCAGCAGCGCCGTGCCCTTCAGCGGCAGCAGCACGGCGGTGGTCGCCACCGCCTGGAAGGCGTAACGGAACCACACGCCCATGAGGATCGGCACGCCGGCGGTCGAGAGCTTGGTGGCGCTGTCCAGCGTGGCAAAGCAGGCCACGGCCAGCATGAGCAGCCCGATGCCGGCCAGGATGCGCTCGGATTCGAGGTCGCGCGTGCGCTTGCGCTCCGCCAGGCCGCCAGTCGTCGTCGTGCTCGGGCTGCTCACTGGATCCGGTCTTCGAGCAGTTCCCACACCGGGGTCAGCTTGCCCGGGAGCAGCGGCAATTTGCCGAGGTCGCAATGGCTTTCATCGGGGCTGTGGAAATCACTCCCGCGCGACGCGGCGAAGCCGAATTCCAGCGCCTTGTCGGCGTATTCGACGTACTCCGCCGGCGAATGGCTGCCGGTCACCACCTCGATGGCCCGGCCGCCGTGTTCCTTGAACTCGAGGAACAGCGCATATTCCTCGTTCGCCGTGAACTTGTAGCGCCCCGGATGCGCGATCACGGCGAGGCCATGGGCCTGGGTGATCCAGTGCACCGCGTCCTTCAGTGCGGCCCAGCGGTGCGGCACGTAGCCCGGCTTGCCTTCGGTGAGGAACTTGCGAAACACCTCGGCGGTGTCGCGGCAATGGCCTTGCTCGACCAGGAAGCGAGCGAAATGGGTGCGCGAGATCAGCTCGGGATTGCCCACGAACTTGAGCGCGCCTTCGTAGGCGCCCTGGATGCCCACTTGGGCCAAGCCGTCCGCCATTTCCTGGGCACGCCGTCCCCGGCCGCCGCGGGTGGCGTAGAGCCCCTCGCTGATGGCGGCGTCGTGCGGGTCGAAGCCGAGCCCGACGATGTGCACCGTCTCGTTCGCGAAGGTGACCGAGATCTCGGTGCCGGTGAGATAGCGCATGCCCTGCGCCCGCGCTGCCGCGGCTGCAAGGTGCTGGCCGCCAATCTCGTCATGGTCGGTCAGGGACCAGAGCTCGACGCCGTTTGCGGCGGCGCGGGCCGCCAGTTCCTCGGGAGTGAGGGTGCCGTCGGATACCACGGAGTGGCAGTGCAGGTCGGCGTTCAGGATGGAAGACACCCGGTGAATCTTATTCCTTCTTGCATGGGCTTGCAGGGCCCATGGGGACTGCGGAGCTTGCTATCGAACGAATAGCAGTCGGAGGATGGGTGCAACGGCCGGCAGCGCCGAGCCAGGTCGCGAGCTTCGCCAGCACGCCGTTCGCCCTTCATGTCAGGGTTGTGACGACGCCGGCGGCCGATGCCGTCCGTCACAAGCCCGTCATTGCCGACCGGCAGGATGGTGCTTTTTCTTCCGTCTTTTCGAGGCCCCATGACGCTGCCCAGCACCCTCAGCGACCAGGACGAACTGATGCAGCGCATCGCGCGCGATCTGATCGACAGCTATGACGAAGAACTGGAACTCGAGATCGAGGACCGCAACCCGGACGAGCTCGAGTCGGGCCAGCCGGCCGACAAGGCAGCTCGCCGTGCCTACTTCAAGGAGCTGTTCCGCCTGCAGGGCGAGCTGGTCAAGCTGCAGGACTGGGTGCAGCACAGTCGCCAGAAGGTGGTGATCCTTTTCGAGGGCCGCGACGCGGCGGGCAAGGGCGGGGTGATCAAGCGCATCACCCAGCGGCTCAATCCTCGGGTGGCCCGTGTCGCAGCGCTGCCGGCACCCAACGACCGCGAGCGCACCCAGTGGTACTTCCAACGCTACGTGGCGCACCTGCCGGCCGCCGGCGAGATGGTGCTGTTCGACCGCAGCTGGTACAACCGCGCCGGCGTCGAGCACGTGATGGGCTTCTGCACCGACGACGAATACGAGGAGTTCTTCCGCACGGTGCCCGACTTCGAGCGCATGCTGGTGCGCTCCGGCATCAAGCTCATCAAGTACTGGTTCTCGATCACCGACGAGGAGCAGCACATGCGGTTCCTGGGGCGCATCCACGACCCGCTCAAGCAGTGGAAGCTCAGCCCGATGGACCTTGAGTCCCGCCGCCGCTGGGAGGAATACACCAAGGCCAAGGAAACCATGCTGGAGCGCACGCATATCGAGGAAGCGCCCTGGTGGGTCGTGCAGGCCGTCGACAAGAAGAAAGCGCGCCTGAACTGCATCACCCATCTGCTCGGCCAGATGCCCTACCAGGAGGTGCCGCACGCGCCGATCGCACTGCCCGCGCGCGAGCGCCACGCGGACTACCTGCGCCTGCCGGTGCCGGCGTCGATGTACGTGCCCGAGGTCTACTAGGGCGCCGCGGCGCCGCTTATGGCGCGGAAGCTGCTAAGGTGCGGAGCCGAACCCGGCCCACGCACGCACCATGGCCCGTCGCTCTTCCTCGACCTCTGCCGCCAAGGCGTTCACGCGTGCCTACCAGCGCAGCATGAAGGCGCTCACCGCGGCCACCCTGCGCAGCGGGAAGCGCATCGCCGGGCAGGTGCAGCGCGTGGCAGCCGAGCATCTCAAGCCACCGCGCGGCCCCGGCGACTGGCTGGCAGGGGCGGCGCTCGGCCCCGGCGGCGCGCGGCGCTACCACCTGTACCGGCCGCCGGACATGCAGCTGGGCGAGCGGCTGCCGCTGCTGGTGATGCTGCATGGCTGTGGCCAGACCGGACGCGACTTCGCCGCCAGCACGCGCATGAACCTGCTGGCCGCCCGGGAACGCTTCTTCGTGCTTTACCCGGAGCAGGACCGCATGGCCCATCCGCAGGGCTGCTGGAACTGGTACGACCACCGTTTCGGCAAGGCCGATGCCGAGGCTGCGACGCTGATGGCCGCCATCGACCAGGCCTGCATGCTGTACCCGGTCGACCGCGAGCGCGTTGCCGTGGCAGGCCTTTCGGCTGGCGCGGGCATGGCGGCGCTGCTGGCCACGCGCTACCCGGTGCGCTTCAAGGCCCTGGCCATGCATTCGGGCGTGGCGCCCGGCGCTGCCCGTTCGCCTGCCACCGCACTGGGCGCGATGCGCGGGCGCCGTGTGCCACCGATGCCCGCCACGGCAGTCGGCAAGGCCATGGGGGCGGCCGCGGTCCTCACCACGCTGCCGCCGCTGCTGATCCTGCACGGCGATGCCGATCTCGTGGTGTCGGCCAGCAATGCGCTGAGCACGGCCGAGGTGTGGGCCACCGCCACCGGCGCGCGTCCGGGCATCGAGCGCACCGTCCAGCGCGGCAAGCGCCACGCGATGCGCATCACCGAGTTCAAGCGCCAGGGCCGTACCTTCGTCATGCTGTGCGAGGTTGCAGGCCTGGGTCATGCCTGGAGCGGCGGCGCGCCGCGCCTGGCCTTCAGCGACGCGGCCGGGCCCAATGCGTCGCGGCTGATCTGGGCCTTCGCCTCGAAGCAGTTCAAGGCGGCTCCGCCGCGCTGAAGACGTGTTCCCCATCGCCTGCGAAGTGTGCCGCGCAGGCGGCCCGCTTGATGGTGCTGTTGAAGCAACACCTGAAGCAGAAGCATCCCGCGCTGCTGCGCACTTGATCCCTGTACGCCACCCGGCGTATTTCCGCCGCGGCGCCTGTTGCGCAGACTCCCCTGTGTCATTCACACCCAGGAGAAGAGTCCCATGCAACAACGTCGATTCACCCTCAAGGCGCTCACGGCCGCGGTCGCGCTGGCCGGCCTTTCTGCCATTCCGGCGCTGGCGGCCGACACCATCAAGGTCGGCGTGCTGCACTCGCTGTCGGGCACCATGGCCATCTCCGAAACCGTGCTCAAGGACACGGTGCTGATGGCCATCGACGAGATCAACGCCAAGGGCGGCGTGCTGGGCAAGAAGCTCGAGCCCGTGGTGGTCGACCCCGCCTCCAACTGGCCGCTGTTCGCCGAAAAGACCAAGCAGCTGCTCGGGCAGGACAAGGTTTCGGTGATCTTCGGGTGCTGGACCTCGGTGTCGCGCAAATCGGTGCTGCCGGTGGTGGAGGAAATGAACGGCCTGCTGTTCTACCCCGTGCAGTACGAGGGCGAAGAGCTCAGCAAGAACGTCTTCTACACCGGGGCCGCGCCGAACCAGCAGGCCATCCCCGCGGTCGACTACCTGATGAGCAAGGAAGGCGGCGGCGCCAAGCGCTGGGTGCTGCTGGGCACCGACTACGTCTACCCGCGCACCACCAACAAGATCCTGCGCGCCTACCTCAAGAGCAAGGGCGTGAAGGACTCGGACATCGACGAGAAGTACACCCCCTTCGGCCACAGCGACTACCAGACCATCGTCGCCGACATCAAGAAGTTCTCTTCCGGCGGCAAGACCGCCGTGGTGTCGACCATCAACGGCGACTCCAATGTGCCCTTCTACAAGGAGCTCGGCAATGCCGGCCTGAAGGCCAAGGACGTGCCGGTGGTCGCCTTCTCGGTCGGCGAGGAAGAGCTGCGCGGCGTCGACACCAAGCCGCTGGTGGGCCACCTGGCCGCATGGAACTACTTCATGTCGATCAAGAACCCGACCAACACGGCCTTCATCAAGCAGTGGAGCGACTACGCCAAGGCCAAGAACATCGCCGGCCACAAGGACAAGCCGCTCACCAACGACCCGATGGAAGCCACGTACATCGGCATCCACATGTGGAAGCAGGCGGTCGAGAAGGCCAAGAGCACCGACACTGACAAGGTGATCGCCGCGATGGCCGGCCAGACGTTCACCGCGCCGTCGGGCATCGTGTCGAAGATGGACGAGAAGAACCACCATCTGCACAAGAGCGTGTTCATCGGCGAGATCAAGGCCGACGGGCAGTTCAGCGTCGTGTGGAAGACGCCGGGTCCTGTCAAGGCCAAGCCGTGGAGCCCGTACATCGAGGGCAACGACAAGAAGCCGGACTACCCGGCCGGCAAGTCGATGTAAGGCACGAGCGGTCCCTCTCTCCT is drawn from Variovorax sp. PBS-H4 and contains these coding sequences:
- a CDS encoding site-2 protease family protein — encoded protein: MDISNLIEKVLIYALPVIFAITVHEAAHGYVARYLGDQTAWMMGRVTLNPVKHIDPIGTILMPLLLYFATSGAFLFGYAKPVPVNFGRLRHPKRDQIWVALAGPASNFIQAILWALAFVLMRAAGVEETFFLEMARGGVLVNLVMWAFNLFPLPPLDGGRVLAGLVPRGGAQDFLARIEPHGFFIVMGLVVAGIVGTWWLRPLMSFGYQAIGLLISPVTALPR
- the ppk2 gene encoding polyphosphate kinase 2, which produces MTLPSTLSDQDELMQRIARDLIDSYDEELELEIEDRNPDELESGQPADKAARRAYFKELFRLQGELVKLQDWVQHSRQKVVILFEGRDAAGKGGVIKRITQRLNPRVARVAALPAPNDRERTQWYFQRYVAHLPAAGEMVLFDRSWYNRAGVEHVMGFCTDDEYEEFFRTVPDFERMLVRSGIKLIKYWFSITDEEQHMRFLGRIHDPLKQWKLSPMDLESRRRWEEYTKAKETMLERTHIEEAPWWVVQAVDKKKARLNCITHLLGQMPYQEVPHAPIALPARERHADYLRLPVPASMYVPEVY
- the urtA gene encoding urea ABC transporter substrate-binding protein, which produces MQQRRFTLKALTAAVALAGLSAIPALAADTIKVGVLHSLSGTMAISETVLKDTVLMAIDEINAKGGVLGKKLEPVVVDPASNWPLFAEKTKQLLGQDKVSVIFGCWTSVSRKSVLPVVEEMNGLLFYPVQYEGEELSKNVFYTGAAPNQQAIPAVDYLMSKEGGGAKRWVLLGTDYVYPRTTNKILRAYLKSKGVKDSDIDEKYTPFGHSDYQTIVADIKKFSSGGKTAVVSTINGDSNVPFYKELGNAGLKAKDVPVVAFSVGEEELRGVDTKPLVGHLAAWNYFMSIKNPTNTAFIKQWSDYAKAKNIAGHKDKPLTNDPMEATYIGIHMWKQAVEKAKSTDTDKVIAAMAGQTFTAPSGIVSKMDEKNHHLHKSVFIGEIKADGQFSVVWKTPGPVKAKPWSPYIEGNDKKPDYPAGKSM
- a CDS encoding DMT family transporter, which produces MAERKRTRDLESERILAGIGLLMLAVACFATLDSATKLSTAGVPILMGVWFRYAFQAVATTAVLLPLKGTALLRTKHPRYQMLRGALLLTSSTLAFFSLRYMPLAEFTSIVLIAPLVITLLAATTLHEQVSPLRWVLVAGGFIGTLVILRPGSEALSWAVLLPIGLVLTNAWFQVLTSKLARTENPLTMHFYTGWVGTLLASLALPFAWAALPGWNWWALLCLMGFMGTVGHFILILAYQRAPASTLTPYLYAQIAFAMLGGWLVFSQVPDRVSLIGISMIAVCGAAGAWLTVRERREPIEPAES
- a CDS encoding 3',5'-nucleoside bisphosphate phosphatase, producing the protein MSSILNADLHCHSVVSDGTLTPEELAARAAANGVELWSLTDHDEIGGQHLAAAAARAQGMRYLTGTEISVTFANETVHIVGLGFDPHDAAISEGLYATRGGRGRRAQEMADGLAQVGIQGAYEGALKFVGNPELISRTHFARFLVEQGHCRDTAEVFRKFLTEGKPGYVPHRWAALKDAVHWITQAHGLAVIAHPGRYKFTANEEYALFLEFKEHGGRAIEVVTGSHSPAEYVEYADKALEFGFAASRGSDFHSPDESHCDLGKLPLLPGKLTPVWELLEDRIQ
- a CDS encoding L-threonylcarbamoyladenylate synthase, which encodes MAQYFELHPDNPQQRLLKQAAALLARGEIVAVPTDSSYALACHLDDKDAVDQLRRIRQVDEKHHLTLLCRDLSELSSYAKVDNKQYRLLKAATPGPYTFLLEATKEVPRRVSHPQRKTIGLRVPDHKVLGELLMLHGEPLLATTLIPPGETEALNDAQMIRDRFEKQIGAVIACGACPSEPTTVVDLTPMGTGGEPVLVREGRGPLAVLGL
- a CDS encoding extracellular catalytic domain type 1 short-chain-length polyhydroxyalkanoate depolymerase, which translates into the protein MARRSSSTSAAKAFTRAYQRSMKALTAATLRSGKRIAGQVQRVAAEHLKPPRGPGDWLAGAALGPGGARRYHLYRPPDMQLGERLPLLVMLHGCGQTGRDFAASTRMNLLAARERFFVLYPEQDRMAHPQGCWNWYDHRFGKADAEAATLMAAIDQACMLYPVDRERVAVAGLSAGAGMAALLATRYPVRFKALAMHSGVAPGAARSPATALGAMRGRRVPPMPATAVGKAMGAAAVLTTLPPLLILHGDADLVVSASNALSTAEVWATATGARPGIERTVQRGKRHAMRITEFKRQGRTFVMLCEVAGLGHAWSGGAPRLAFSDAAGPNASRLIWAFASKQFKAAPPR